One Sanguibacter sp. HDW7 DNA window includes the following coding sequences:
- a CDS encoding ABC transporter substrate-binding protein has translation MKRRTPMVIAATAAIALTLTACGGSDGDTAGSTSGGDGKVTLSLAGWSLASTPEFKTIADAFTAQNPNVTVELKEYDATNYDTQMTADLAAGTAPDIFVQKNLKMFYTYQSGQQLLDVSDVTNALDAATGGKDAYTVDGKSYAVPYRQDSWVLYYNKDLFNKAGVALPDGSWTWDDYANAAKAVTTGLKGAGSKALGTYQHSWQSTVQGFALAQTAGADLASGDFSYLKPYYERVLDLQDAGAQVPLGTVTTNSLTYQAQFGTQQAAMLPMGSWYIATLLQQQANGEAEDFEWGIAPAPQLDASTAGTSATPVTFADPTGLGINPGIDKGKVDAAKKFLAFAAGEGGAQALAKIGITPALLSDAVTDTYFGLEGIPTDDLSKFAWQTHDTRPENPVLPTTAILQNILNDFHTAVLSGSVSVDDGLAEAAARAKSEASF, from the coding sequence ATGAAGCGCAGGACCCCCATGGTGATCGCGGCAACCGCCGCGATCGCGCTCACCCTCACCGCCTGCGGCGGGAGCGACGGCGACACCGCAGGCAGCACGAGCGGCGGCGACGGGAAGGTCACGCTGTCCCTCGCCGGCTGGAGCCTCGCCTCGACCCCCGAGTTCAAGACGATCGCCGACGCGTTCACCGCGCAGAACCCGAACGTCACGGTCGAGCTCAAGGAGTACGACGCGACGAACTACGACACGCAGATGACCGCGGACCTCGCGGCCGGCACCGCGCCTGACATCTTCGTGCAGAAGAACCTCAAGATGTTCTACACGTACCAGTCCGGTCAGCAGCTCCTCGACGTGAGCGACGTGACGAACGCGCTCGACGCCGCGACGGGCGGCAAGGATGCGTACACGGTCGACGGCAAGTCCTACGCGGTGCCCTACCGCCAGGACTCGTGGGTCCTGTACTACAACAAGGACCTCTTCAACAAGGCTGGCGTCGCCCTGCCCGACGGCTCGTGGACGTGGGACGACTACGCGAACGCTGCCAAGGCCGTCACGACCGGCCTCAAGGGCGCGGGCTCGAAGGCCCTCGGCACGTACCAGCACTCCTGGCAGTCGACCGTCCAGGGCTTCGCCCTCGCGCAGACGGCCGGCGCCGACCTCGCGAGCGGCGACTTCTCCTACCTCAAGCCGTACTACGAGCGGGTCCTCGACCTCCAGGACGCGGGCGCCCAGGTCCCGCTCGGCACCGTGACGACGAACTCGCTCACGTACCAGGCGCAGTTCGGCACGCAGCAGGCTGCGATGCTCCCCATGGGCTCGTGGTACATCGCGACGCTGCTCCAGCAGCAGGCGAACGGCGAGGCCGAGGACTTCGAGTGGGGCATCGCTCCCGCCCCGCAGCTCGACGCCTCGACCGCCGGCACGTCCGCGACGCCCGTGACGTTCGCCGACCCGACGGGTCTCGGTATCAACCCGGGCATCGACAAGGGCAAGGTCGACGCGGCCAAGAAGTTCCTCGCGTTCGCCGCGGGCGAGGGCGGCGCGCAGGCGCTCGCCAAGATCGGCATCACGCCGGCGCTCCTGTCCGACGCGGTCACCGACACGTACTTCGGCCTCGAGGGCATCCCGACGGACGACCTCTCGAAGTTCGCGTGGCAGACGCACGACACCCGCCCGGAGAACCCGGTCCTCCCGACGACCGCGATCCTCCAGAACATCCTCAACGACTTCCACACGGCGGTGCTCTCCGGCTCCGTGAGCGTCGACGACGGCCTCGCCGAGGCCGCTGCGCGCGCGAAGTCCGAGGCCAGCTTCTGA
- a CDS encoding DUF624 domain-containing protein, whose translation MAQSVAPARAHRTIFTQEGFELVADTVWAALATNLLLTVGSLPFVVLLLTTDPRSSWPALVVAAVLAAPALTASFGVFGTIGTGPRHGPVRTFLSAYRRTLGRSLALGALVAGTVTVLVVDIVVLLGTTVGAVTIPLLAVLTLVAVATGLVAAVALPDHTDVRLRTILKVSLWTAVRRLFLTAPSLVVVMMLAAAFTLHPALALGALAAPLLYAAWGGARYALHSSLTAAATRR comes from the coding sequence ATGGCTCAGTCCGTCGCGCCGGCGCGCGCACACCGCACGATCTTCACCCAGGAGGGCTTCGAGCTCGTCGCCGACACCGTGTGGGCCGCGCTCGCGACGAACCTCCTCCTGACGGTCGGCTCGCTGCCGTTCGTCGTGCTGCTCCTCACGACCGACCCGCGATCGTCGTGGCCCGCGCTCGTCGTCGCGGCGGTCCTCGCCGCCCCGGCGCTCACCGCGTCGTTCGGGGTCTTCGGGACCATCGGCACGGGGCCGCGCCACGGTCCCGTGCGGACGTTCCTCAGCGCCTACCGCCGCACCCTGGGCCGCTCTCTCGCCCTCGGCGCGCTCGTCGCCGGGACCGTCACCGTCCTCGTCGTCGACATCGTCGTGCTGCTCGGCACGACGGTCGGGGCCGTGACGATCCCGCTGCTCGCCGTGCTCACGCTGGTCGCGGTCGCGACGGGTCTCGTCGCGGCGGTCGCGCTCCCGGACCACACCGACGTGCGGCTGAGGACGATCCTCAAGGTCTCGCTGTGGACCGCCGTACGCCGCCTGTTCCTCACCGCGCCGTCGCTCGTCGTCGTGATGATGCTCGCCGCCGCGTTCACGCTCCACCCCGCCCTCGCGCTCGGCGCGCTGGCGGCACCGCTCCTCTATGCCGCGTGGGGCGGTGCGCGCTACGCGCTGCACTCGTCGCTCACGGCCGCGGCCACCCGCCGCTGA
- a CDS encoding peptidase E, whose protein sequence is MTTILTLGGGGHTMPHVHGLPFSPIDELALELTGKDRPAVCYVGTAGGDEPGPALRFREVFADVARPTVLTLFNREEPDAFGTDAIGPGDLERILEQDLVYVGGGSTANLLALWRLHGLDLLLAEAAERGTVLVGVSAGGNCWFEGSSTGSFGPLRPLGDGLGLLPGSNCPHYGGEPGRREGFEQAVASGVLPDGYGVDDGGALLWRDGVLVEAVAETASAGVVRVRRTPDGSVSEPVAVRRLV, encoded by the coding sequence GTGACGACGATCCTCACCCTCGGCGGCGGCGGCCACACGATGCCGCACGTCCACGGCCTTCCGTTCTCGCCGATCGACGAGCTTGCGCTCGAGCTCACGGGCAAGGACCGCCCTGCCGTCTGCTACGTCGGGACCGCCGGCGGCGACGAGCCGGGACCCGCGCTCCGCTTCCGCGAGGTCTTCGCGGACGTCGCCCGCCCGACGGTCCTCACGCTCTTCAACCGTGAGGAGCCCGACGCGTTCGGCACGGACGCCATCGGCCCGGGCGACCTCGAGCGGATCCTCGAGCAGGACCTCGTCTACGTCGGCGGGGGCTCGACCGCGAACCTTCTCGCCCTCTGGCGCCTCCACGGGCTCGACCTGCTGCTCGCCGAGGCGGCCGAGCGTGGGACGGTCCTCGTGGGCGTCTCGGCGGGCGGCAACTGCTGGTTCGAGGGGTCGAGCACGGGATCGTTCGGGCCGCTGCGGCCGCTCGGGGACGGGCTCGGCCTCCTGCCGGGCTCGAACTGCCCGCACTACGGCGGGGAGCCGGGCCGGCGCGAGGGCTTCGAGCAGGCGGTCGCGTCGGGCGTCCTGCCCGACGGCTACGGGGTCGACGACGGTGGGGCGCTGCTGTGGCGCGACGGGGTGCTCGTCGAGGCGGTGGCGGAGACGGCGTCGGCGGGCGTCGTCCGCGTGCGTCGGACTCCGGACGGCTCGGTGTCGGAGCCGGTCGCGGTCCGTCGTCTCGTCTGA
- a CDS encoding glycoside hydrolase family 88 protein produces MTLATTSVTGLDSAVDAAVATVRANIARFGATYPDDTTTDGWYRPRPAAPGFAEGANRGWTTSFWPGTQWLAWELTGDDVFRTAAEAHAADFVRRVEQDEDLHTHDLGFLYTLACVAPWRLTGSEEARTAALAAADHLMLRFLEPAGIIQAWGDLSDPEQRGRTIIDSLMNTPLLTWAHEQTGDERYADAVRRHSEQLARHIVRADDSTFHTFYWDPVTGEPLRGGTEQGAFDDSCWARGQAWGIYGFAVNFQTTQNPELLDASRRCADYFLAHLPSDGVPYWDLVYTDGSDAPRDASSAAIAACGLQELAAIETDEARAAAYLAAGERLLRTLVERCTPAAEGIGSDALLLHSVYDAPKSIGVDEGCLWGDYFYLEALVRYTRQGWVRYW; encoded by the coding sequence ATGACGCTCGCCACCACGTCCGTGACGGGGCTCGACTCCGCGGTCGACGCCGCCGTCGCAACCGTCCGCGCCAACATCGCCCGGTTCGGAGCCACGTACCCGGACGACACGACGACCGACGGCTGGTACCGACCGCGGCCCGCGGCCCCCGGCTTCGCCGAGGGCGCCAACCGCGGCTGGACGACAAGCTTCTGGCCGGGCACGCAGTGGCTCGCCTGGGAGCTCACGGGTGACGACGTGTTCCGCACGGCCGCCGAGGCCCACGCCGCGGACTTCGTGCGGCGCGTCGAGCAGGACGAGGACCTCCACACGCACGACCTCGGCTTCCTCTACACGCTCGCGTGCGTCGCGCCGTGGCGGCTCACCGGCTCCGAGGAGGCACGCACCGCGGCCCTCGCCGCGGCGGACCACCTCATGCTCCGCTTCCTCGAACCGGCCGGCATCATCCAGGCGTGGGGCGACCTCTCCGACCCTGAGCAGCGCGGCCGCACGATCATCGACTCGCTCATGAACACGCCCCTCCTCACGTGGGCGCACGAGCAGACGGGCGACGAGCGCTACGCGGACGCCGTGCGCCGGCACTCCGAACAGCTCGCACGGCACATCGTGCGCGCCGACGACTCGACGTTCCACACGTTCTACTGGGACCCCGTCACGGGCGAACCCCTGCGCGGCGGCACGGAGCAGGGCGCCTTCGACGACTCGTGCTGGGCACGCGGGCAGGCGTGGGGCATCTACGGCTTTGCTGTGAACTTCCAGACGACCCAGAACCCCGAGCTCCTCGACGCGTCCCGTCGCTGCGCGGACTACTTCCTCGCGCACCTGCCCTCGGACGGCGTGCCGTACTGGGACCTTGTCTACACGGACGGCTCGGACGCGCCCCGTGACGCGTCGTCGGCCGCGATCGCGGCGTGCGGGCTCCAGGAGCTCGCGGCGATCGAGACCGACGAGGCGCGCGCAGCCGCGTACCTCGCCGCCGGCGAGCGGCTGCTGCGTACGCTCGTCGAGCGCTGCACGCCCGCGGCCGAGGGCATCGGCTCCGACGCGCTGCTGCTGCACTCCGTGTACGACGCACCCAAGTCCATCGGCGTCGACGAGGGCTGCCTGTGGGGCGACTACTTCTACCTCGAGGCTCTCGTCCGCTACACGCGCCAGGGCTGGGTGAGGTACTGGTGA
- a CDS encoding carbohydrate ABC transporter permease, translating to MAATLTPPTPRIEEPPVADRRRSPLAPVGRVLGYAVMIIASAAILLPFAWMIISSLKSNNQVFTIPIQWIPDPFVWQNYLDIWQKSDMSTWLKNTLILSVTVTFLQVLTGSFAAYGFSRIRFPGRDVLFLVYIGTIAVPWQAYMIPQFIMLSKMGLSNTLWAIIALQAFGAFGVFLMKQYFESVPEELSEAARIDGLSEYGIWRRIMMPLCVPAIASLSLITFVNTWNDYLGPLIYLRDRDLWTIQIGLKTFISQYNAEHALIMTGSVLSVLPIAVIFLLGQRYFVEGIASTGVKG from the coding sequence ATGGCTGCGACCCTCACCCCACCCACGCCCCGCATCGAGGAGCCGCCCGTCGCCGACCGTCGACGGAGCCCCCTCGCGCCCGTCGGCCGGGTCCTCGGCTACGCCGTGATGATCATCGCGTCCGCCGCGATCCTCCTGCCGTTCGCGTGGATGATCATCTCCTCGCTCAAGTCGAACAACCAGGTCTTCACGATCCCGATCCAGTGGATCCCGGACCCGTTCGTCTGGCAGAACTACCTCGACATCTGGCAGAAGTCAGACATGTCGACGTGGCTGAAGAACACGCTCATCCTCTCCGTCACGGTGACGTTCCTCCAGGTGCTCACGGGATCGTTCGCCGCCTACGGCTTCTCCCGCATCCGTTTCCCCGGGCGCGACGTGCTCTTCCTCGTCTACATCGGCACGATCGCGGTGCCGTGGCAGGCCTACATGATCCCGCAGTTCATCATGCTCTCGAAGATGGGCCTGTCGAACACCCTCTGGGCGATCATCGCCCTGCAGGCCTTCGGCGCGTTCGGCGTCTTCCTCATGAAGCAGTACTTCGAGTCCGTGCCCGAGGAGCTCAGCGAGGCCGCCCGCATCGACGGTCTCAGCGAGTACGGCATCTGGCGGCGCATCATGATGCCGCTGTGCGTGCCGGCCATCGCGTCCCTGTCGCTCATCACGTTCGTCAACACGTGGAACGACTACCTCGGCCCGCTCATCTACCTGCGGGACCGCGACCTGTGGACCATCCAGATCGGTCTCAAGACGTTCATCAGCCAGTACAACGCCGAGCACGCGCTCATCATGACCGGCTCGGTCCTGTCGGTCCTGCCGATCGCCGTGATCTTCCTCCTCGGCCAGCGGTACTTCGTCGAGGGCATCGCCTCCACGGGGGTGAAGGGCTGA
- a CDS encoding carbohydrate ABC transporter permease: MSTLVVDDDRRAGEPPAPLRRRRSLSLTLRSTLVGWSFILPNFIGFAVLTLVPVVILFYMSMTSWNVFGAANWVGLDNFERLLQDRSFHKALTNTLYYAVVHIPLTLGASLGLALLLNRKLKGVAFFRTVAFFPYITSVVAIAVVWNMLLSPDTGPVNQILGWFGIDGPGWTTSSTWAMPAIILVSVWREMGYYMLLFLAGLQTVPTQLYEAARLDGASAWQRFTNVTLPCLRPTTFFVTVMLTIASFKVLDLVLVMTNGGPGQSTLVLSQYIFNKGFVENQFGYASSVAVVLFLICIAVTIFQFLVNKRRES; the protein is encoded by the coding sequence ATGTCCACCCTCGTCGTCGACGACGACCGGCGAGCCGGCGAACCCCCAGCGCCGCTCCGCCGCAGGCGCTCCCTGAGCCTCACGCTGCGGTCGACGCTCGTCGGCTGGAGCTTCATCCTCCCGAACTTCATCGGGTTCGCCGTCCTCACGCTCGTGCCGGTCGTCATCCTCTTCTACATGTCGATGACGAGCTGGAACGTCTTCGGCGCCGCGAACTGGGTCGGCCTCGACAACTTCGAGCGCCTGCTCCAGGACCGCAGCTTCCACAAGGCGCTGACGAACACCCTCTACTACGCGGTCGTCCACATCCCGCTGACCCTCGGGGCGAGCCTCGGCCTCGCGCTCCTGCTCAACCGCAAGCTCAAGGGCGTCGCGTTCTTCCGCACGGTCGCGTTCTTCCCGTACATCACGTCGGTCGTCGCGATCGCCGTCGTGTGGAACATGCTCCTCAGCCCGGACACGGGACCCGTCAACCAGATCCTCGGCTGGTTCGGCATCGACGGCCCGGGCTGGACGACGAGCTCGACGTGGGCCATGCCCGCGATCATCCTCGTGAGCGTCTGGCGCGAGATGGGCTACTACATGCTGCTCTTCCTCGCGGGCCTCCAGACCGTCCCCACCCAGCTGTACGAGGCCGCGCGCCTCGATGGCGCGAGCGCCTGGCAGCGCTTCACCAACGTCACGCTGCCGTGCCTGCGCCCCACCACGTTCTTCGTCACCGTCATGCTGACGATCGCCAGCTTCAAGGTGCTCGACCTCGTCCTCGTCATGACGAACGGCGGCCCCGGCCAGTCGACCCTCGTGCTCAGCCAGTACATCTTCAACAAGGGCTTCGTCGAGAACCAGTTCGGCTACGCGTCCTCCGTCGCCGTCGTCCTGTTCCTCATCTGCATCGCCGTGACGATCTTCCAGTTCCTCGTCAACAAGAGGAGGGAGTCCTGA
- a CDS encoding DUF2264 domain-containing protein — MTGTTARAESPLTGWDRARWAGLADHMLTSVRPHASAGHARISLPGPVGGYGHDVDGLEGFARTFLLAGFRLTGERGADPDDLAGWYAAGLDAGTDPGSPERWLRMSEHAQAKVEAASIALVLDMTRPWIWDRLDSSVQERLVDYLSDAVGDDTYPRINWVWFRLVVQTFLRSVGGPHSLDEMADDLATHDTFVRADGWLADGDERAYDHYTGWALHVYPTLWARMQGAADLAAPRRERDTAMLDRFLTDALALVGADGSPLVQGRSLTYRFAAAAPFWVGALAEVPSHSPGLLRRAASGITRHFVEHGAPDAHGLLTQGWHHEWLPISQAYTGPGSPYWASKGFLGLALPQDHPAWTATEEPLPVERGDVLRAVRAPGWLISATHADGIVRTVNHGTDHAHEGDAVGDAPLYARLGYSTATASWTDAASKVDPLEQSVCLVTADGRSTHRAGWRTLDVRVDDGPVPVGVAASVADAHLLTPGTPERDHASGLRGEASSLGTLTTVSLVRGPWEIRLVRVDALAEGVDAAALTLRIGGWPLVDGDGLTSTIVPLDGSTRTGSATRHDASPLGPTGHAPWSEHDVVVGSWTTTILTLTRGEAPASVHPQVDLSTPGRARVTWPDGARTSTDLP, encoded by the coding sequence ATGACCGGCACCACCGCACGGGCTGAGAGCCCGCTCACCGGGTGGGACCGAGCCCGCTGGGCCGGCCTCGCGGACCACATGCTCACGTCGGTCCGTCCGCACGCGTCCGCCGGTCACGCCCGCATCTCCCTGCCCGGCCCCGTCGGCGGCTACGGTCACGACGTCGACGGCCTCGAGGGCTTCGCACGCACCTTCCTCCTCGCCGGGTTCCGTCTCACCGGCGAGCGCGGCGCCGACCCCGACGACCTCGCCGGCTGGTACGCCGCAGGGCTCGACGCCGGCACCGACCCCGGCTCGCCCGAGCGCTGGCTCCGCATGTCCGAGCACGCGCAGGCCAAGGTCGAGGCCGCGTCGATCGCACTCGTCCTCGACATGACCCGGCCCTGGATCTGGGACCGTCTCGACAGCTCCGTCCAGGAGCGCCTCGTCGACTACCTCTCGGACGCCGTCGGCGACGACACCTACCCCCGCATCAACTGGGTGTGGTTCCGCCTCGTCGTCCAGACCTTCCTCCGCTCCGTCGGAGGTCCCCACTCCCTCGACGAGATGGCCGACGACCTCGCGACCCACGACACGTTCGTCCGCGCCGACGGCTGGCTCGCGGACGGCGACGAACGCGCCTACGACCACTACACGGGCTGGGCGCTCCACGTGTACCCGACCCTCTGGGCGCGCATGCAGGGCGCCGCCGACCTCGCCGCACCCCGCCGCGAGCGCGACACCGCGATGCTCGACCGGTTCCTCACCGACGCGCTCGCGCTCGTCGGGGCGGACGGCTCACCGCTCGTCCAGGGCCGCTCGCTCACCTACCGCTTCGCCGCCGCCGCCCCCTTCTGGGTGGGCGCGCTCGCCGAGGTCCCGTCGCACTCGCCGGGCCTCCTGCGCCGCGCCGCGTCGGGCATCACCCGCCACTTCGTCGAGCACGGCGCCCCCGACGCCCACGGCCTTCTCACCCAGGGCTGGCACCACGAGTGGCTGCCCATCTCCCAGGCGTACACCGGCCCCGGCTCCCCCTACTGGGCGTCCAAGGGCTTCCTCGGCCTCGCGCTCCCGCAGGACCACCCCGCCTGGACCGCGACCGAGGAGCCCCTGCCCGTCGAGCGCGGCGACGTCCTGCGCGCCGTCCGGGCCCCCGGCTGGCTGATCTCCGCGACCCACGCCGACGGCATCGTCCGCACCGTCAACCACGGCACCGACCACGCCCACGAGGGCGACGCCGTCGGCGACGCGCCCCTGTACGCGCGCCTCGGCTACTCGACCGCCACCGCGTCGTGGACCGACGCCGCGAGCAAGGTCGACCCCCTCGAGCAGTCCGTCTGCCTCGTCACCGCCGACGGCCGCAGCACCCACCGTGCCGGCTGGCGCACCCTTGACGTCCGCGTCGACGACGGCCCCGTGCCTGTCGGCGTCGCGGCCTCCGTCGCCGACGCCCATCTCCTCACGCCCGGCACGCCCGAGCGCGACCACGCCTCGGGGCTCCGCGGCGAGGCGAGCTCGCTCGGGACCCTCACGACCGTCTCGCTCGTCCGCGGCCCCTGGGAGATCAGGCTCGTCCGCGTCGACGCCCTCGCCGAGGGAGTCGATGCCGCGGCCCTGACTCTCCGCATCGGCGGGTGGCCGCTCGTCGACGGCGACGGCCTCACCTCCACCATCGTCCCCCTCGACGGCAGCACCCGCACCGGCTCCGCGACCCGGCACGACGCGAGCCCGCTCGGCCCCACGGGCCACGCACCCTGGTCCGAGCACGACGTCGTCGTCGGCTCCTGGACCACCACGATCCTCACGCTCACGCGCGGCGAGGCACCCGCCTCCGTGCACCCGCAGGTCGACCTGTCGACCCCGGGCCGCGCACGCGTGACCTGGCCGGACGGCGCACGCACGTCGACCGACCTGCCCTGA
- a CDS encoding substrate-binding domain-containing protein gives MNGGESMARAPLAAERRAALLATLERDGVVRVAELTDELGVTPVTVRRDIVQLEAEGLLRRVHGGAVPVAPSGASGGRDAQPEVTGSIGVMVPSLDYYWPGVVRGMEIEARKHGLRVVLRGSSYDARDERPMLERLVRAENLLGLVAAPRMIGPGSSEVVEWLATSGVPHVLVEREATLAPHREALESVVSDHALGAIMAVHHLAGLGHRRVGLVLSRQSPTSRKIAAGWKAACTELGLSADEHFERLAPDSSRPEYPLVVEEVVRTAVSSGTTALLVHSDPDAFAIVQHAQDRGLRVPGDLSVVAYDDEVAGMFSPALTAVRPPRESVGHEAVDLLVKRLANPDRPVHRTYISPRLVVRDSTGPVAEGA, from the coding sequence GTGAACGGGGGAGAGAGCATGGCGCGGGCGCCGCTCGCGGCCGAGCGCCGCGCTGCGCTGCTCGCGACGCTCGAGAGGGACGGGGTCGTGCGCGTCGCGGAGCTCACGGACGAGCTCGGCGTCACTCCCGTGACCGTCCGTCGTGACATCGTCCAGCTCGAGGCCGAGGGCCTGCTGCGCCGCGTGCACGGCGGTGCCGTGCCCGTGGCGCCGAGCGGCGCGTCCGGTGGTCGGGACGCGCAGCCCGAGGTCACCGGCTCGATCGGCGTCATGGTGCCGTCGCTCGACTACTACTGGCCGGGCGTGGTGCGCGGCATGGAGATCGAGGCGCGCAAGCACGGCCTGCGCGTCGTGCTGCGCGGCTCGTCCTACGACGCGCGGGACGAGCGGCCCATGCTCGAGCGGCTCGTGCGTGCCGAGAATCTCTTGGGTCTCGTCGCTGCGCCACGCATGATCGGACCGGGCTCGAGCGAGGTTGTCGAGTGGCTCGCGACGTCGGGCGTCCCGCACGTCCTCGTCGAGCGCGAGGCGACCCTCGCACCGCACCGTGAGGCCCTCGAGTCCGTCGTGTCGGACCATGCGCTCGGCGCGATCATGGCGGTCCATCATCTCGCGGGCCTCGGCCACCGGCGCGTCGGCCTCGTGCTGTCGCGGCAGTCGCCGACGTCGCGGAAGATCGCAGCCGGCTGGAAGGCCGCGTGCACCGAGCTCGGGCTCTCGGCCGACGAGCACTTCGAGCGCCTCGCGCCGGACAGCTCGCGGCCCGAGTACCCGCTCGTCGTCGAGGAGGTCGTGCGGACGGCCGTCTCGTCGGGCACGACGGCGCTGCTCGTGCACTCCGACCCGGACGCCTTCGCGATCGTCCAGCACGCGCAGGACCGCGGGCTGCGGGTCCCGGGTGACCTCTCGGTCGTCGCGTACGACGACGAGGTCGCGGGCATGTTCAGCCCTGCGCTCACGGCGGTGCGCCCGCCGCGCGAGTCGGTCGGGCACGAAGCCGTCGACCTGCTCGTCAAGCGGCTCGCGAACCCCGATCGGCCCGTGCACCGGACCTACATCAGTCCGCGCCTCGTCGTGCGCGACTCGACGGGCCCGGTCGCCGAAGGGGCCTGA
- a CDS encoding heparinase II/III family protein produces the protein MTTTFHGPLAAALDARLPAGTRASDHLLGADAALPVPPATDRTAWATVDAPTLRAILTRADAERDDPWHVPTATQAARYHGDGDRLGYEDQVAGRQQRLARAATAAAATGDADRLDAVADLVWQLCEQSSWCWPAHDDVRAARGWVLPDPDRPYLDLGAGEVVGQLAWTDHLLGVALDERFPGLRARIRREARIRVITPFLDRRDWHWLGLDGDVHNWNPWIHGNVLVAALRLLDDPADAALRARVVELCVEGLDRYVAVLPADGAIDEGYEYWWNGACRAIEALGILAHATGGAADVLGPDGVPALRAALGFPHRMRLGDGWYLNVADGRARPPRDMAWHALHRAAAHAGDDDARRHAAAHREPGTPVADVAAGFGRLLQALTDTAWRDARPERAPLPADVWLPSVEIRIVREQADDPRGLALAVKGGHNAEHHNHLDVGSFVVTSDGVPVVVDVGRPTYTAVTFSPRRYTLWPMQSTWHNVPRISGAEQGVGRTFAARGTTRLDDGLTLDLAQAYPVEGLERWVRTARLRRDGEGAYVEVTDAWRADADVSGACVHLVLAGRVMLHDDGATIVPVAGARPLRLGWDRGTTVRVEERALDDEMLAQVWGTRVTRLELEPAGRQELRVVARVLDDRAGAHMTGSEETL, from the coding sequence GTGACCACGACCTTCCACGGACCGCTCGCGGCGGCCCTCGACGCGCGCCTCCCCGCCGGCACCCGCGCGTCCGACCACCTCCTCGGTGCGGACGCGGCACTTCCCGTGCCGCCCGCGACCGACCGCACCGCGTGGGCCACGGTCGACGCGCCGACGCTCCGCGCGATCCTCACGCGCGCCGACGCCGAGCGCGACGACCCCTGGCACGTGCCCACCGCGACCCAGGCCGCCCGCTACCACGGCGACGGCGACCGGCTCGGCTACGAGGACCAGGTCGCCGGCCGCCAGCAACGTCTCGCCCGCGCCGCGACCGCCGCCGCAGCGACCGGCGACGCGGACCGGCTCGATGCCGTCGCCGATCTCGTGTGGCAGCTCTGCGAGCAGAGCTCGTGGTGCTGGCCCGCGCACGACGACGTGCGCGCCGCCCGCGGCTGGGTGCTCCCCGACCCCGACCGTCCCTACCTGGACCTCGGTGCGGGCGAGGTCGTCGGGCAGCTCGCCTGGACCGACCATCTCCTCGGCGTGGCGCTCGACGAGCGGTTCCCCGGCCTGCGGGCACGGATCCGTCGCGAGGCGCGCATCCGCGTCATCACACCGTTCCTCGACCGCCGTGACTGGCACTGGCTCGGCCTCGACGGGGACGTCCACAACTGGAACCCGTGGATCCACGGCAACGTCCTCGTCGCCGCCCTCCGCCTCCTCGACGACCCCGCGGACGCGGCGCTCCGCGCCCGGGTCGTCGAGCTGTGCGTCGAGGGGCTCGACCGCTACGTCGCCGTCCTGCCGGCCGACGGCGCGATCGACGAGGGCTACGAGTACTGGTGGAACGGCGCGTGCCGCGCGATCGAGGCCCTCGGCATCCTTGCGCACGCGACGGGCGGAGCAGCCGACGTCCTCGGTCCGGACGGCGTGCCGGCCCTGCGCGCGGCGCTCGGATTCCCGCACCGCATGCGCCTCGGCGACGGGTGGTACCTCAACGTCGCCGACGGGCGCGCACGCCCGCCGCGCGACATGGCGTGGCACGCGCTCCACCGTGCCGCCGCGCACGCAGGAGACGACGACGCCCGCCGGCACGCCGCGGCCCACCGCGAGCCCGGCACCCCCGTCGCGGACGTCGCCGCAGGGTTCGGGCGCCTGCTGCAGGCCCTCACCGACACCGCATGGCGCGACGCGCGCCCCGAGCGGGCGCCGCTCCCGGCCGACGTGTGGCTGCCGTCGGTCGAGATCCGCATCGTCCGGGAGCAGGCCGACGACCCCCGCGGGCTCGCGCTCGCCGTCAAGGGCGGCCACAACGCCGAGCACCACAACCACCTGGACGTCGGGTCGTTCGTCGTGACGTCCGACGGCGTGCCCGTCGTCGTCGACGTCGGCCGGCCCACGTACACGGCCGTGACCTTCTCGCCCCGCCGCTACACGCTGTGGCCCATGCAGAGCACGTGGCACAACGTGCCCCGGATCTCCGGCGCCGAGCAGGGCGTCGGCCGCACGTTCGCCGCGCGTGGCACGACGCGGCTGGACGACGGGCTCACGCTCGACCTCGCGCAGGCCTACCCGGTCGAGGGCCTCGAGCGCTGGGTCCGGACGGCGCGCCTGAGGCGCGACGGGGAAGGGGCGTACGTCGAGGTGACGGACGCGTGGCGCGCCGACGCGGACGTCTCCGGCGCCTGCGTGCATCTTGTCCTCGCCGGACGTGTCATGCTTCACGACGACGGCGCGACGATCGTTCCCGTCGCAGGCGCCCGCCCGCTCCGGCTGGGCTGGGACCGCGGCACGACCGTGCGCGTCGAGGAGCGAGCGCTCGACGACGAGATGCTCGCGCAGGTGTGGGGAACCAGGGTGACCCGGCTCGAGCTCGAGCCGGCAGGTAGGCAGGAGCTGCGCGTCGTCGCGCGCGTGCTCGACGACAGGGCCGGTGCTCACATGACCGGGAGCGAGGAGACGCTGTGA